A stretch of DNA from Cellulomonas fengjieae:
GTCGTCCGCCAGGACGGAGATGGTCGCCACCGTGCCGTCGGGGGCGAACGCCGCCTGCGCGGTCGCCGCGTCGAGGAACACCACGGTCGCCCCGGCGAGCGCCGAGCCCAGCCCGATCTCCCCGACGACGGTCACGGGCCGCACCTCGCCACCGACCACCACGCTCGTCGCGTCGCCGAGCGCCAGGCCCGAGGCACGCAGCGTCGCCGACTCCACGGCGATCTCGTCGGGACGCTCGGGCGCCCTCCCCGCCACGACGTCCACCGCCCGGTCCCGCGGGTCGTACGCGAACCCGAAGCTCGGCGCCTGGGTGCTCTGCACCGCGGTGCCGTCCGCGCCCACCAGCACGAGCGGGCCCTGGGCGTCCGGCAGCGCCGCGGCCACGCCGTCCACCGCCTCCAGGTCCGCGACGAGGCTCACCGGGACCGGGTTGCGCACCTCCGCGCTGATCCGGTCCGGCCCGCCGGTGCCGCCGGCCGACTCGGCACCGCGGACGTAGGCGTCGCCGAGCGTCGTCGTCGCGACGATGTCGGTGAACGTGGAGCCGAGCATCGTCCGCAGGGCGAATGTCCCCGCGACGAACGCGACCCCGAGGGCCACCGCGAGCACCGAGAGGCAGAACCGCACCAGGTGCGCCCGCACGCCCCGCAGGGCGACCCGGACCATCAGCCGGTTCCGGTCCGGGACACCGTCAGGGCCGCCAGCGCACCGAGCACCGACTCCGGGGTCGGGTCCCGGAGCTCGCCGACCAGCCGACCGTCGCCCAGGAACAGCACCCGGTGCGCGTACCCCGCGGACGTCGGGTCGTGCGTCACCATGACGACGGACTGCCCCAGCTCGTCGACGCTGTCGCGCAGGAAGCCGAGCACCTCGGCGGCCGACGCGCTGTCGAGGTTCCCGGTCGGCTCGTCCGCGAACACCACGGCCGGCCGCGCCACGAGCGCCCGCGCGCACGCCACCCGCTGCTGCTGGCCGCCGGACAGCTCGCTCGGCTTGTGCCCGAGCCGGTCGGTCAGGCCGAGCGTCCCGACCACGAGGTCGAGGTGTGCCCGGTCGACCTTCCGGCGGGCGATGTCGAGCGGCAGGGTGATGTTCTCGAGCGCCGTGAGGGTGGGCACGAGGTTGTAGGCCTGGAACACGAACCCGACCCGGGTCCGGCGCAGCGCGGTCAGCCGCCGCTCCGACATGCTGCTCACGATCGCCCCGTCGACGACCACGGAGCCGGACGTCGGCCGGTCGAGCCCGGCCAGGCAGTGCATGAGCGTCGACTTGCCCGAGCCCGACGGGCCCATGATCGCCGTGAGCTCGCCACGGGCCAGGTCGACGTCGACCCCGTCGAGCGCCCGGACGGCCGTCGTCCCCGCCCCGTAGACCTTGACCAGGTCGCGGGCAGAGGCGATCGGCGTCGGCGCCGCGGCGGTGTCCATGCGCGCATTCCTCCTCGTCAGAGAGGCTCTCTGAGCCGATCGTCCCTTGTGACACTCACCACCGCGAGCCCGAGCATCGGGTCGGGTGTGAGAGGCTGGGGACATCAAGGGCTGCGCGAACCTGCGCGCCCCGCGTCGTGGAGGTCCCCCGGAGCACTCGCTCTGGTTGCTCTGGCGGCGGACCCCGACCAAGCCCCGAGAGGCTCTATCTGTGACTTCTTTCGTCGAACTCGGCGTGCCCTCTGCGCTGTCCATCGCGCTGACGGCCCAGGGCATCACCGCCCCGTTCCCCATCCAGACCGCCACGCTGCCCGACTCCCTGGCCGGCCGTGACGTGCTGGGCCGCGGCCGCACCGGCTCCGGCAAGACCCTCGCGTTCGCCCTCCCGCTCGTCGTGCGGCTCGCCGCCACCGCGGGCAAGGGCAAGACCGCTCGCCGGCCGCGCGCTCTCGTGCTGGCCCCGACGCGTGAGCTGGCCTCGCAGATCGACGCCACCATCGCCCCCCTCGCCAAGGTGATGGGCCTGAACACGACCGTCATCTTCGGTGGCGTGTCGCAGGGAAAGCAGACGTCGGCGCTCAACGGCGGCATCGACATCGTCATCGCGTGCCCGGGCCGCCTCGAGGACCTCCTCAACCAGAAGGCACTGTCGCTCGACGACGTCCAGATCACGGTGCTCGACGAGGCCGACCACATGGCCGACCTGGGCTTCCTGCCGGGCGTCAAGCGCATCATGGACAAGACCCCGAAGGTCGGTCAGCGCCTGCTGTTCTCGGCCACGCTGGACAAGGGCGTCGACCAGCTGGTCAAGCGGTACCTGACCTCGCCGGTCGAGCACTCCGTGGACAGCGCCGAGTCGCCCGTCTCCGCCATGACCCACCACCTCTTCGAGGTCCGCGACGCCGACGCCAAGAAGCAGGTCGTGCACCACCTGGCCTCCGGCACCGGCCGTCGCGTGCTGTTCATGCGCACCAAGCACCAGGCCAAGAAGCTGGCCAAGCAGCTGACCATGGACGGCATCCCCGCCGTGGACCTGCACGGCAACCTGGCGCAGGGCGCCCGCGAGCGGAACCTCGAGGCGTTCTCCTCCGGTGCCGTCCGGGTGCTCGTCGCCACGGACATCGCCGCGCGCGGCATCCACGTCGACGACATCGAGCTCGTCGTGCACGTCGACCCGCCGGCCGAGCACAAGGCGTACCTGCACCGCTCCGGCCGCACCGCGCGTGCCGGCTCGGGTGGTGACGTCGTCACGATCGTCCTGCCCGAGCAGCGCGGTGACGTCCGCGCCCTGACGCGTGCCGCCAAGATCACGGCGACGCCGAAGCCCGTCTTCCCCGGCGACGCGACGCTCTCGCGCCTCGTCGGCGAGGTTGCGGCACCCGTCACCTATGTCGCGCCGCCCGCTGCGCCCAGCACCGGTGGTGGTGGTGGTGGCGGCGGTCGTGGCCGCGGTCGCGGTCGCGGCGGCGCGCCGGCAGCGGCCCCCGCCGGCGGGACCGGTCAGCGTCGTCGTCGTGGCGGCAGCGGTCGCGGCACGGGCACCGGCGGCGCGACGTCCGGCGGTCCGCGCGTGGTCTACTCGCGCGGCTGAACGAACCCGCAGTTCAGGGGCCGGTCCGAATTCTCGGGCCGGCCTCTGGCATGTCTGCGGCAGGGAGCGCCATGATGGGGCGCACGTCGACCCCGGGAGGCACCATGCCGAACCCCACGGACCTGTGATGGCGATCGTCTCCCGCGGGTTCCGCGGCCGGCGCGAGGTCGACCCGCGCATCCCGCCCGGTCAGTACCTCGAACGCGGCTTCCCGGTGCTGTCCGCCGGACCGACGCCGCGCGCGGACCTGGCCACCTGGACGTTCTCGATCACCGCGGGCGGCGTGCCGCGTGCCCGGTGGACGTGGTCCGAGCTCACGCACCTGCCCCACGAGGACGTCGTCAAGGACATCCACTGCGTGACCAAGTGGAGCAAGCTGGACTCGGCCTGGCGGGGCGTGTCCCTGGACACCCTGCTGGACGGTGTCGAGGTGGGCCCCGAGGAGCAGTACGTGATGGCGCACTGCGACGGCGGCTACACGACGAACGTGCCGCTGGCGGACCTGCGCGGCGGGAAGGCGTGGATCGCGTACCAGTACGACGGCGCCCCGCTGGCCCCGGAGCACGGAGGCCCCGCGCGGCTGCTCATCCCCCACCTGTACTTCTGGAAGTCCGCGAAGTGGGTGCGCTCGCTCGACCTGATGACGGAGGACGCCTGGGGCTTCTGGGAGCGGCTCGGGTACCACGCGTACGGCGACCCGTGGAAGGAGCAGCGGTATTGGGGCGACTGAGCGTGCCCTCCGCTGACAACGAGACCGACACCGAGCTGTACGCCCTGCCGTGGATGGTGGGCACGGTCGTCAGCCGCACCGCCGAGACCCCTACCGCCGCGACCCTCCTGATCGACGTGCCCGGCTGGCGCGGCGCCCTGGCCGGGCAGCACGTCGACGTCCGCCTCACCGCGGAGGACGGCTACTCCACGCAGCGCTCCTACTCGCTGGCCTCGCCCGGGACGATGGGACTGCCCGGCGTGCCGCCCGATCCCGCCGCCCACGACAGCCGCATCGCGCTCACGGTGCAGATCGTGGAGGACGGCGAGGTGTCGCCGTACCTGACCCAGGACCTGCAGGTGGGCGACCAGCTCGAGCTGCGCGGACCCGTCGGGCACTGGTTCGTGTGGCACCCCACCGATCCGCACCCGGTCCAGCTGATCGCGGGGGGCTCGGGCCTCGTGCCGCTCATGTCGATGCTCCGCACACGCCGGCTCGCCCGGAGCGTGGCGCCGTTCCGCCTGGTCGTCTCGGTCCGGACGCCGCAGGACGCGCTGTACGCCGACGAGCTCGAGGCGCTCGGTACCGACGTCCGGATCACCCGGGTGTGGACCCGTCGCGGGCCCGACGGGTGGACCGGTCGGATCGGCCGGATCGACGCCGGGCTGCTGCGGGACGTCTGCTTCCCGCCCGACGAACGCGCCCACGTCTTCGTGTGCGGGCCGACGCCGTTCGTCGAGGTCGCGGCGGACCTCCTGGTCGACCTCGGCCACGATCCGGAACGGATCCGCACCGAGCGCTTCGGACCCACCGGCCCGTGAACGACGGAGGGACCCGGCACAGGCCGAGTCCCTCCGTGCGGTGCCGGGTGCGGTCACCCGGTGTTCTGGAGCCCCGCGGCGACGCCGTTGACGGTGAGCAGCAGGAGCCGGCGCAGGTCGTCGGCCTGCTCGGGGGCGTCGCCCGTGCGCAGGCCGCGCAGGGCGCGCAGCTGGAGCAACGACAACGCGTCCACGTAGGGGCTGCGCAGCTGCACCGCGCGGCCGAGGATCCGCCGGCGGGACAGGATCGCCTCGCTCTGCGTGATGTCCAGCACCCAGCGCCGGGTCAGGGCCATCTCGTCGACGATCAGCTGCGCCAGGTCGTCGCGGTCGCCGAGCGCCAGGTACCGCTGCGCGATGCGCTCGTCGGTCTTGGCCAGGGACATCTCGACGTTGTCGATCATGGTGGTGAACAGCGGCCACTGGGCGTACGCCTCGCGCAGCTCGGTGAGGTCGGCCGTCGCCGCCAGCGCGGTGCCCAGCCCGTACCAGCCGGCCAGGTTGATCCGCGCCTGGGACCAGCTGAACACCCACGGGATCGCGCGCAGGTCCTCCAGCGACTCGACCGACAGCCCGCGCCGGGCGGGCCGCGAACCGATCGGCAGCAGGCCCACCTCCTCCAGCGGCGTCACCTCGGCGAACCACTGCGGGAACCCCGGGGCCTTCACCAGCTCGTGGAACCGGACCCGGGACGCCTGGTCCAGCTGCGCGGCGAGCGGGGCGAACCGCTCGGTGGCGGCGGAGTTGCGCCGCTCGACCGACGGCGCACCGGCCAGGAGCGTCGCCGCCGCGACCTGCTCGATGTGGCGCGCAGCGATCACCGGGTCGCCGTAGCGGGCGAAGATGACCTCGCCCTGCTCCGTCAGCTTGAAGCGCCCGTCGACGGACCCGGGGGGCTGCGCGAGCAGCGCACGGTTGGCCGGGCCCCCGCCGCGTCCCAGCGCTCCGCCGCGGCCGTGGAACAGCGTCAGCTCGATGTCGTGGCGGCGTGCCCAGTCGGTGATCCGTCGCTGCGCCGTGTCCAGCGTCAGGGTCGCCGAGACCGGACCCACGTCCTTGGACGAGTCGGAGTACCCGAGCATGACCTCCATCCGGCGGCCGTTCTCCGCGAGCCGGCGCTGCACCTGCGGGAGCGCGAGCGAGCCCTCGAGGATGTCGATCGACGCCTCGAGGTCGGCGAACGTCTCGAACAGCGGCACCGCGTCGATGACGGGCGTGTCCATGCCCGCGAACGCGTACTCGGCCAGCTGGTACACGGCCGCCAGGTGCTCCGACGACTGCGTGAACGACACGATGTAGCGGCGTGCCGCCAGGACGCCGTACCGGCGCTGCACGGCGCCGATGGCGCGGAAGGTGTCCAGCACCTCCAGCGTCCGGGGCTCGAGGCTCCCGTCCACACCGTTGGCGGCCAGGTCGGCGAGGGCTGCCTCGTGCACCTGCGAGTGCTGGCGCACCTCCAGCTCGGCCAGGTGGAACCCGAAGGTCTGCACCTGCCAGATCAGGCGCTGCAGGTCGCCGTACGCCGCACGGGTGGCGCCGGCCTCGGCCAGGGAGCGCTGCACGACGCCGAGGTCGTCCTCGAGCTCGGACGCCGCGACGTACCCGAGGTCCGCGTTCCGGGTCCGGGTGGCGGCGATGCGCTCGGCCAGGAAGTAGACGACCCGCCGGTGCGGCTCGTTGGGGGCGTCGACGGCGATGCGGGCGGCGAGCGTCGCGGCGAGGCCCCGCTGCTTCTGCCAGAGCGCGGTGAGCTCGCCGGAGGCGGGCGTGCCCGACGCGTCGAGCGTGAGCCCGTGCGCGACCGAGCGCGCCGACCTCTCGAGCTCCAGCAGCGCGTGCTCGGACGCCATCGCCGCGGCGGTCTCGGTGATGTCCGCGGTGACGTTGGGGTTGCCGTCGCGGTCCCCGCCGATCCACGTGCCGAGCCGCGCGAACGAGCGCACGGCGGGCGCGGTGGTGCCCGCGGCGTCGGCCAGCAGCCAGTCGTCGAGGCGGCGGTAGACGGCTGGCAGCACGTCCGCCAGCGTCGACTCGAACACGTTGATCACGGTGCGGACCTCGTCGAGCACCGACGGCTTGGCCTCGCGCAGGGGGGCGGTGCGCCAGAGGGTGTCGATCTCGCTGAGCAGGCGGCGGTCGTTCTCCGCCAGCGACATCCCACCCGTGTAGCGCAGGTCGCGCTCGGCGACGAGCTCGGCGATGCGCCGGATGGACGCGGACACGGCCCGACGGCGCGCCTCGGTGGGGTGCGCCGTGAACACCGGGCGGAACTCGAGCTCCGCCAGCCGCTGGCGGGCCACGTCCTCGCCCACCTCCTCGGCGAGCTGCGCGACGGCCGCCGGCAGCGAGTCGTCCGGTGCCAGGTGGTGGGGCAGGAGGTTGGCCTCGCGGTCCCGCAGGACGCGCACCCGGTGGTACTCCTCCGCGGTGTTGGCGAGGTGGAAGTAGCACGTGAAGGCGCGGGCGACCTCCTCCGCCCGGGACAGGCTGAAGCCGGCGACGAGCTCCTCGGCCTGGGCGAGCGCGTCGTCGTCGGGGCCGTTGTGCGACCGGATGGCGAGCTCGCGAAGGTGCTCGACGTCGGCGAGCAGGTCCTCGCCGCCCGTCTCGCGCAGCACGCGGCCGAGGAACTCCCCCAGCACCCGTACGTCGTTGCGCAGGGGTTCGGGTACCTCGTGGTTCACCGACCTCGTCGCAGAAGTCTGCACGGTCTCGCTCGGGATCTGGGGTGCACTCACGAAGCCAAAACTAGGCCACCCGGCGCCTTCGGGTCCCCGCAGTCCAGGCGGTGGGCAGTGTGACGTGGTCCACGGACCACCGTGCGCCCGGCCCGCGCACCGTGCGACGGTGTCCCCCGTGCGGCACATCATCATCGGGACAGGTGCGGTCGGCGGCGTGATCGGCGGGCTGCTGGCCGGCGCGGGCAGCGACGTCGTGCTCGTCGCCCGGGGGCGTCAGCTCGACGCGCTGCGCGCCGACGGACTCGAGGT
This window harbors:
- a CDS encoding ABC transporter ATP-binding protein, which produces MDTAAAPTPIASARDLVKVYGAGTTAVRALDGVDVDLARGELTAIMGPSGSGKSTLMHCLAGLDRPTSGSVVVDGAIVSSMSERRLTALRRTRVGFVFQAYNLVPTLTALENITLPLDIARRKVDRAHLDLVVGTLGLTDRLGHKPSELSGGQQQRVACARALVARPAVVFADEPTGNLDSASAAEVLGFLRDSVDELGQSVVMVTHDPTSAGYAHRVLFLGDGRLVGELRDPTPESVLGALAALTVSRTGTG
- a CDS encoding DEAD/DEAH box helicase; its protein translation is MTSFVELGVPSALSIALTAQGITAPFPIQTATLPDSLAGRDVLGRGRTGSGKTLAFALPLVVRLAATAGKGKTARRPRALVLAPTRELASQIDATIAPLAKVMGLNTTVIFGGVSQGKQTSALNGGIDIVIACPGRLEDLLNQKALSLDDVQITVLDEADHMADLGFLPGVKRIMDKTPKVGQRLLFSATLDKGVDQLVKRYLTSPVEHSVDSAESPVSAMTHHLFEVRDADAKKQVVHHLASGTGRRVLFMRTKHQAKKLAKQLTMDGIPAVDLHGNLAQGARERNLEAFSSGAVRVLVATDIAARGIHVDDIELVVHVDPPAEHKAYLHRSGRTARAGSGGDVVTIVLPEQRGDVRALTRAAKITATPKPVFPGDATLSRLVGEVAAPVTYVAPPAAPSTGGGGGGGGRGRGRGRGGAPAAAPAGGTGQRRRRGGSGRGTGTGGATSGGPRVVYSRG
- a CDS encoding sulfite oxidase-like oxidoreductase, which encodes MAIVSRGFRGRREVDPRIPPGQYLERGFPVLSAGPTPRADLATWTFSITAGGVPRARWTWSELTHLPHEDVVKDIHCVTKWSKLDSAWRGVSLDTLLDGVEVGPEEQYVMAHCDGGYTTNVPLADLRGGKAWIAYQYDGAPLAPEHGGPARLLIPHLYFWKSAKWVRSLDLMTEDAWGFWERLGYHAYGDPWKEQRYWGD
- a CDS encoding ferredoxin reductase, which encodes MPSADNETDTELYALPWMVGTVVSRTAETPTAATLLIDVPGWRGALAGQHVDVRLTAEDGYSTQRSYSLASPGTMGLPGVPPDPAAHDSRIALTVQIVEDGEVSPYLTQDLQVGDQLELRGPVGHWFVWHPTDPHPVQLIAGGSGLVPLMSMLRTRRLARSVAPFRLVVSVRTPQDALYADELEALGTDVRITRVWTRRGPDGWTGRIGRIDAGLLRDVCFPPDERAHVFVCGPTPFVEVAADLLVDLGHDPERIRTERFGPTGP
- a CDS encoding phosphoenolpyruvate carboxylase; the protein is MSAPQIPSETVQTSATRSVNHEVPEPLRNDVRVLGEFLGRVLRETGGEDLLADVEHLRELAIRSHNGPDDDALAQAEELVAGFSLSRAEEVARAFTCYFHLANTAEEYHRVRVLRDREANLLPHHLAPDDSLPAAVAQLAEEVGEDVARQRLAELEFRPVFTAHPTEARRRAVSASIRRIAELVAERDLRYTGGMSLAENDRRLLSEIDTLWRTAPLREAKPSVLDEVRTVINVFESTLADVLPAVYRRLDDWLLADAAGTTAPAVRSFARLGTWIGGDRDGNPNVTADITETAAAMASEHALLELERSARSVAHGLTLDASGTPASGELTALWQKQRGLAATLAARIAVDAPNEPHRRVVYFLAERIAATRTRNADLGYVAASELEDDLGVVQRSLAEAGATRAAYGDLQRLIWQVQTFGFHLAELEVRQHSQVHEAALADLAANGVDGSLEPRTLEVLDTFRAIGAVQRRYGVLAARRYIVSFTQSSEHLAAVYQLAEYAFAGMDTPVIDAVPLFETFADLEASIDILEGSLALPQVQRRLAENGRRMEVMLGYSDSSKDVGPVSATLTLDTAQRRITDWARRHDIELTLFHGRGGALGRGGGPANRALLAQPPGSVDGRFKLTEQGEVIFARYGDPVIAARHIEQVAAATLLAGAPSVERRNSAATERFAPLAAQLDQASRVRFHELVKAPGFPQWFAEVTPLEEVGLLPIGSRPARRGLSVESLEDLRAIPWVFSWSQARINLAGWYGLGTALAATADLTELREAYAQWPLFTTMIDNVEMSLAKTDERIAQRYLALGDRDDLAQLIVDEMALTRRWVLDITQSEAILSRRRILGRAVQLRSPYVDALSLLQLRALRGLRTGDAPEQADDLRRLLLLTVNGVAAGLQNTG